TTAATTGTGTCTACATTAGCAAGAGCAATGGTTGCTGGAACTCCTTTTTTGCTTGGCACAACTGGAGAAATAATCACAGAAAAATCTGGTATCCTTAATCTCGGAGTTGAAGGCATGATGGCTCTTGGCGCAATTGTTGGTTTTAGTATAACTTACATAACAAAGAATGTGTTAATTGGTCTTTTAAGTGGGATACTTGCAGGTGGAATACTTGCCCTCTTACATGCGTTTATTTCGATTACTTTAAATGGAAACCAAGTTCTATCAGGACTTTCAATTGCAATGATAGGGACAGGAATCGCAGGAATGTTGGGAAAAAGCTATATTGGAATACCATTACCTGTGAGGTTTTCAGAAATTATCATCCCAATCTTATCTAAAATACCATTCTTAGGCAAAATTTTATTCATTAGAGACCCCCTTTTCTATTTGGCAATAATTTTAGCAATAATTTCTTGGTTTATACTTTTTAAAACCAGGATGGGCATAAATTTAAGATCCGTGGGTGAAAACCCTAAAGCTTCTGATTCTTTAGGAGTTAACGTAGCATTAACAAGGTATATTGCAACTTTTGTCGGTGGTTGTTTTAGTGGTTTTGCTGGTGCCTACTTAACTTTAGCTTATATGCCTTCTTGGATTGAAGGAATGACAGGCGGAAGAGGTTGGGTAGTTATTGCTCTTACAATCTTTGCTCAATGGGATCCGCTTAAAGCAATACTTGTTTCTTATCTTTTTGGAACAATTGATGTTT
This is a stretch of genomic DNA from Caldisericaceae bacterium. It encodes these proteins:
- a CDS encoding ABC transporter permease, coding for MFDLIVSTLARAMVAGTPFLLGTTGEIITEKSGILNLGVEGMMALGAIVGFSITYITKNVLIGLLSGILAGGILALLHAFISITLNGNQVLSGLSIAMIGTGIAGMLGKSYIGIPLPVRFSEIIIPILSKIPFLGKILFIRDPLFYLAIILAIISWFILFKTRMGINLRSVGENPKASDSLGVNVALTRYIATFVGGCFSGFAGAYLTLAYMPSWIEGMTGGRGWVVIALTIFAQWDPLKAILVSYLFGTIDVLQYILQPLGIPVPILKMTPYVATLLILLITARELIRKHLGSPASLGEPFVKGEK